A region from the Volucribacter amazonae genome encodes:
- the lepA gene encoding translation elongation factor 4, with product MQNIRNFSIIAHIDHGKSTLSDRLIQTCGGLSDREMAAQVLDSMDLERERGITIKAQSVTLNYQAKDGQTYQLNFIDTPGHVDFSYEVSRSLAACEGALLVVDAGQGVEAQTLANCYTAIEMDLEVVPILNKIDLPAADPERVAEEIEDIVGIDAMEAVRCSAKTGVGIEDVLEEIVAKIPAPEGDPDAPLQALIIDSWFDNYLGVVSLVRIKNGTLRKGDKIKVMSTGQTYGVDRLGIFTPKQVDTAELKCGEVGWVVCAIKDILGAPVGDTLTHQHNPADAALPGFKKVKPQVYAGLFPVSSDDYEAFRDALGKLSLNDASLFYEPENSTALGFGFRCGFLGLLHMEIIQERLEREYDLDLITTAPTVVYEVELTNGEIVYVDSPAKLPPLNNIAEIREPIAECNMLLPQSYLGNVITLCVEKRGVQTNMVYHGNQVALTYEIPMGEVVLDFFDRLKSTSRGYASLDYGFKRFQAANMVRVDIMINGERVDALALIVHKDNAPYRGRELVEKMRELIPRQQFDIAIQAAIGNHIIARSTVKQLRKNVLAKCYGGDVSRKKKLLQKQKEGKKRMKSLGNVEVPQEAFLAILHVGKDK from the coding sequence ATGCAAAATATTAGAAATTTCTCCATTATTGCTCATATTGACCATGGTAAATCCACTTTATCCGATCGTTTAATTCAAACTTGTGGTGGTTTGAGTGATCGTGAAATGGCGGCACAAGTCTTGGATTCAATGGATTTAGAACGTGAGCGTGGTATTACCATTAAAGCCCAGAGCGTAACCTTAAATTATCAAGCCAAAGATGGGCAAACCTATCAACTGAATTTTATTGATACCCCAGGACACGTAGATTTTTCCTATGAAGTATCTCGTTCCTTAGCCGCTTGTGAGGGGGCATTATTGGTGGTTGATGCAGGGCAAGGGGTAGAAGCACAAACCCTCGCTAACTGCTATACCGCCATTGAAATGGATCTTGAGGTTGTGCCTATCCTGAATAAAATTGATTTACCTGCCGCTGATCCTGAGCGAGTTGCGGAAGAAATTGAGGATATTGTTGGTATTGATGCAATGGAAGCCGTACGTTGTTCAGCCAAAACAGGCGTGGGTATTGAAGATGTGCTAGAAGAAATTGTTGCCAAAATTCCAGCACCTGAGGGCGATCCTGATGCCCCATTACAAGCCTTGATTATTGACTCTTGGTTTGATAATTATCTTGGTGTAGTGTCTTTAGTACGCATTAAAAATGGTACATTGCGTAAAGGCGATAAAATCAAAGTGATGAGTACAGGGCAAACCTATGGCGTTGATCGTCTTGGTATTTTTACCCCAAAACAAGTAGATACCGCTGAATTAAAATGTGGCGAAGTAGGTTGGGTTGTATGTGCTATTAAGGATATTTTGGGTGCACCTGTGGGCGATACTCTCACGCACCAACATAATCCTGCTGATGCTGCTCTACCGGGTTTTAAAAAAGTCAAACCTCAAGTTTATGCCGGACTTTTCCCTGTGAGTTCTGATGACTATGAAGCTTTCCGAGATGCATTGGGTAAGTTAAGTTTAAATGATGCCTCGTTATTTTATGAACCAGAAAACTCAACAGCACTCGGTTTTGGTTTCCGCTGTGGTTTCCTTGGTTTATTGCACATGGAAATTATCCAAGAACGATTAGAACGCGAATACGATCTTGATTTAATTACCACTGCCCCAACGGTGGTTTATGAAGTAGAATTAACCAATGGCGAAATAGTCTATGTTGATAGTCCTGCGAAATTGCCGCCATTAAATAATATTGCAGAAATTCGTGAGCCTATTGCGGAATGTAATATGCTTTTACCACAAAGTTATCTAGGCAATGTGATTACCCTTTGTGTGGAAAAACGTGGGGTGCAAACCAATATGGTGTATCATGGCAATCAAGTGGCATTAACCTATGAAATCCCAATGGGCGAAGTGGTGCTGGATTTCTTTGACCGCTTGAAATCCACTTCTCGGGGTTATGCCTCTCTTGATTATGGTTTTAAACGTTTCCAAGCAGCGAATATGGTGCGTGTGGATATTATGATTAATGGTGAACGGGTTGATGCCTTAGCCTTGATTGTGCATAAAGATAATGCCCCTTATCGTGGTCGTGAATTAGTAGAGAAAATGCGTGAGCTTATTCCTCGTCAGCAATTTGATATTGCAATTCAAGCGGCGATTGGTAATCATATTATTGCACGTTCAACAGTAAAACAGTTGCGTAAGAACGTGTTAGCCAAATGTTACGGTGGCGATGTAAGCCGTAAGAAAAAATTGTTACAAAAACAAAAAGAAGGGAAAAAACGTATGAAATCCTTAGGAAATGTGGAAGTCCCGCAAGAGGCGTTTTTAGCCATTCTGCATGTTGGTAAGGATAAATAA
- the hemN gene encoding oxygen-independent coproporphyrinogen III oxidase — MSASIANLTTEVSWNLDLIQKYNHSGPRYTSYPTALEFNETYGEEDFQQATQRYPQRPLSLYVHIPFCHKLCYFCGCNKVITRHQHKADIYLDYLEKEIKTRSPLFKQRQVSQIHWGGGTPTYLTEQQSQRLMAMLRENFNVLANAEISIEMDPREIELSMLGHLRQLGFNRISMGIQDFNKDVQKAINREQDEEFVFALVKRARELQFDSINLDLIYGLPLQTVESFMFTLQRVIELNPDRLSVFNYAHLPSRFAGQHKIKETQLPAPQTKLTILQKTIETLAQAGYKFIGMDHFAKPDDELALAQQQGVLHRNFQGYTTQEECDLLGLGVSAISLLGDTYAQNQKELKHYYTAVEKQGTALHKGLAMTQEDCLRRDVIKQLICNFKLDYCWIENLYQIDFKQHFAEDLTLLAPLAEDGLIEINNNGLQVTPQGRLLIRNICLCFDTYSRQQARRQQFSRII; from the coding sequence ATGTCAGCATCTATCGCCAATCTTACCACTGAAGTAAGTTGGAATTTGGATCTTATTCAAAAATATAATCATTCTGGGCCACGCTATACTTCCTACCCCACCGCACTAGAATTTAATGAAACCTATGGTGAGGAAGATTTTCAACAAGCAACACAACGTTATCCGCAACGCCCACTTTCCCTGTATGTTCATATTCCTTTTTGTCATAAACTTTGTTATTTTTGTGGCTGTAACAAGGTTATTACACGCCATCAACATAAAGCAGATATCTATTTAGATTATTTAGAAAAAGAAATTAAAACCCGTTCGCCATTGTTTAAACAACGTCAAGTAAGTCAAATACATTGGGGCGGTGGCACACCCACTTATTTAACCGAACAACAATCACAACGCTTAATGGCCATGTTACGGGAAAACTTTAATGTCCTTGCCAATGCTGAAATTAGTATTGAAATGGATCCTCGTGAAATTGAACTCTCTATGCTAGGGCATTTACGTCAATTAGGATTTAATCGGATCAGTATGGGAATCCAAGATTTCAATAAAGACGTACAAAAAGCCATTAATCGAGAGCAAGATGAAGAGTTCGTCTTTGCTCTAGTAAAACGAGCGAGAGAATTACAATTTGATTCCATTAATCTTGATTTAATCTATGGTTTACCCTTACAAACCGTAGAGAGTTTTATGTTTACTTTGCAACGTGTTATTGAGCTTAATCCAGATCGGTTAAGTGTATTTAACTACGCCCATTTACCAAGCCGCTTTGCAGGTCAACATAAAATTAAAGAAACACAATTACCAGCACCACAAACAAAGCTCACTATCTTGCAAAAAACCATTGAAACCCTTGCTCAAGCTGGTTATAAATTTATCGGTATGGATCATTTCGCCAAACCCGATGATGAATTAGCTCTCGCTCAACAGCAAGGGGTATTGCATCGTAACTTCCAAGGTTATACCACACAAGAAGAATGTGATTTACTTGGATTAGGGGTTTCTGCCATTAGTTTATTAGGCGATACCTATGCTCAAAACCAAAAAGAATTAAAACATTATTATACGGCAGTGGAAAAACAAGGAACAGCGTTACATAAAGGTTTAGCAATGACGCAAGAAGATTGCTTACGGCGAGATGTGATTAAGCAACTTATTTGTAACTTTAAATTAGATTATTGTTGGATTGAAAATCTTTATCAGATTGATTTTAAACAGCATTTTGCGGAAGATTTAACCCTCTTAGCACCTTTAGCAGAAGATGGCTTAATAGAGATTAACAATAATGGATTACAAGTTACACCACAGGGGCGTTTGTTAATTCGTAATATTTGTTTATGTTTTGATACCTATTCTCGCCAGCAAGCGAGAAGACAACAATTTTCTAGGATTATCTAG
- the lepB gene encoding signal peptidase I: MSKFFLPILLVVAFIGWKILESLNLPNTFSLLLVILTFIAGIFWCYNRFSALPKRKRQIARAEQRSGKTLTEAEKNQIEPLSEGSEFIGSLFPVLAFVLILRSFLFEPFQIPSGSMEPTLRVGDFILVEKYAYGIKDPIFQHTLIETGKPQRGDVIVFKAPPQPSLDYIKRVIGVGGDKVIYDLATRDISLIPNVNGEPCEQNCEVIHFKYSQAEPNPEFIYYQQPQLERTEYGSVTHKILNNPEPFYYPQTEWVVPAGHYFVMGDNRDNSEDSRFWGFVPEQSVVGKASYIWLSLDKKPNQWPTGLRFDRMFTKIQ; encoded by the coding sequence ATGTCAAAATTTTTTCTGCCTATTCTACTTGTTGTTGCCTTTATTGGTTGGAAAATATTAGAAAGTCTTAACTTACCTAATACTTTTTCCCTTTTACTGGTGATTTTAACCTTTATTGCTGGGATATTTTGGTGTTATAACCGTTTCTCGGCATTACCAAAGCGTAAGCGTCAAATTGCCCGCGCGGAACAGCGCTCAGGTAAAACCTTGACTGAGGCAGAAAAAAATCAAATTGAACCGCTTTCAGAGGGTTCTGAATTTATTGGTTCATTATTTCCTGTATTGGCGTTTGTATTAATTTTGCGTTCATTTCTCTTTGAACCTTTTCAAATTCCTTCAGGTTCAATGGAACCCACATTAAGAGTAGGCGATTTTATTCTTGTAGAAAAATATGCCTATGGCATTAAAGATCCTATTTTTCAACATACCTTAATTGAAACGGGCAAACCGCAACGTGGCGATGTGATTGTGTTTAAAGCACCGCCACAACCTAGCTTAGACTATATTAAGCGTGTTATTGGGGTTGGTGGTGATAAAGTGATTTATGATTTAGCCACACGTGATATTAGTCTTATTCCTAATGTCAATGGCGAACCTTGTGAGCAAAATTGTGAAGTGATCCATTTTAAATACTCGCAAGCTGAACCTAATCCGGAATTTATCTATTATCAACAACCACAATTAGAACGTACTGAGTATGGAAGTGTTACCCACAAGATCTTAAATAATCCAGAACCTTTTTATTATCCACAAACCGAATGGGTTGTGCCAGCAGGGCATTATTTTGTGATGGGCGATAATCGTGATAATAGTGAAGATAGCCGTTTTTGGGGTTTTGTGCCTGAACAATCTGTGGTAGGCAAAGCAAGTTATATTTGGTTAAGTTTAGATAAAAAACCAAATCAATGGCCAACAGGTTTAAGATTTGATCGTATGTTTACAAAAATCCAATAA